A stretch of Pseudomonas sp. LS.1a DNA encodes these proteins:
- the pgl gene encoding 6-phosphogluconolactonase, with protein sequence MGISELKLPAVVTVHELADAKALAATQAHDVAERLRAAIAAKGQACLVLSGGRSPVPFLEKLASENLDWAKVTVSLADERWVPVEHADSNAGLLVRHLFKGAAAKARFVGLYQQAENLDVAAGKADQALAELPPIDVLVLGMGDDGHTASLFPASPNLEAGLDLANPRRCLPLLAPSVPHQRLSMTRSLLASAAFTALSVQGQGKLATLRAALAGNDLTEMPIRAFLHAPLDIYWCP encoded by the coding sequence TCTGAACTGAAACTGCCAGCGGTTGTGACGGTGCATGAGCTGGCGGATGCCAAGGCGCTGGCCGCAACCCAGGCCCATGACGTGGCCGAGCGCCTGCGCGCGGCCATTGCCGCCAAGGGCCAGGCCTGCCTGGTGCTGTCCGGTGGCCGCAGCCCGGTGCCGTTCCTCGAAAAGCTGGCCAGCGAAAACCTCGACTGGGCCAAGGTTACCGTCAGCCTGGCCGATGAGCGCTGGGTGCCGGTGGAGCACGCCGACAGCAACGCCGGCCTGCTGGTCCGCCACCTGTTCAAGGGCGCGGCGGCCAAGGCCCGCTTCGTTGGCCTGTACCAGCAGGCGGAGAACCTCGATGTCGCTGCGGGCAAGGCCGATCAGGCCCTGGCCGAGCTGCCGCCAATCGACGTGCTGGTGCTGGGCATGGGTGATGATGGCCATACCGCCTCGCTGTTCCCCGCCAGCCCCAACCTGGAAGCAGGCCTCGACCTGGCCAACCCACGCCGCTGCCTGCCCTTGCTGGCACCGAGCGTGCCGCACCAGCGCCTGTCGATGACCCGCTCGCTGCTGGCCAGTGCCGCCTTTACCGCGCTGTCCGTACAAGGGCAGGGCAAACTCGCTACCCTGCGCGCCGCGCTGGCTGGCAACGACCTTACCGAAATGCCGATTCGCGCTTTTCTTCACGCCCCCCTGGACATCTACTGGTGCCCATGA
- a CDS encoding bifunctional 4-hydroxy-2-oxoglutarate aldolase/2-dehydro-3-deoxy-phosphogluconate aldolase: protein MTTLERPQPKLSMADKAARIDAICKKARILPVITIAREEDILPLADALAAGGIRTLEVTLRSQYGLKAIQVLREQRPELCVGAGTVLDRGMFAAVEAAGAQFVVTPGITQDILEAGVDSEIPLLPGISTPSEIMMGYALGYRRFKLFPAEISGGVAAIKAFGGPFGDIRFCPTGGVNPANVRNYMALPNVMCVGGTWMLDSGWIKNGDWARIEACSAEAMALLDAN, encoded by the coding sequence ATGACCACCCTCGAACGCCCACAGCCCAAGCTCTCGATGGCCGACAAAGCCGCACGGATCGACGCCATTTGCAAAAAGGCGCGCATCCTGCCGGTGATCACCATCGCCCGTGAGGAAGACATCCTGCCGCTGGCTGATGCCCTGGCGGCCGGCGGTATCCGTACCCTGGAAGTGACCTTGCGCTCACAGTATGGCCTGAAGGCCATCCAGGTGCTGCGCGAGCAGCGCCCGGAACTTTGTGTCGGTGCCGGCACCGTGCTCGATCGCGGCATGTTCGCGGCCGTTGAAGCTGCGGGGGCGCAATTCGTCGTTACCCCGGGCATTACCCAGGACATTCTCGAAGCCGGTGTGGACAGTGAGATCCCGCTGCTGCCAGGCATCAGCACGCCGTCCGAAATCATGATGGGCTATGCCCTGGGCTACCGCCGCTTCAAGCTGTTCCCGGCGGAAATCAGCGGCGGTGTCGCGGCGATCAAGGCCTTTGGTGGCCCGTTCGGCGATATTCGCTTCTGCCCGACCGGCGGGGTGAACCCGGCCAACGTGCGCAACTATATGGCGTTGCCCAATGTGATGTGCGTGGGTGGCACCTGGATGCTCGACAGTGGCTGGATCAAGAACGGCGACTGGGCGCGGATCGAAGCGTGCAGTGCGGAGGCAATGGCGCTGCTGGACGCCAACTGA
- the leuA gene encoding 2-isopropylmalate synthase, whose amino-acid sequence MTMLKDPSKKYRAFPTIDLPDRTWPSKTITAAPIWCSSDLRDGNQSLIEPMDSEKKLRFWKTLVQVGVKEIEASFPSASQTDFDFVRMLIEEGHIPDDTTIQVLTQAREDLIARTFESLRGAKKAIVHLYNATSPSFRRIVFNQDKQGVKDIAVNAAKLFVKYAAQQPETQWTFQYSPETFSATEMEFAKEVCDAVIEVWNPTPEHKIILNLPATVEVSTPNIYADQIEWFCRNVSRRDSVIISLHCHNDRGTGIAATELGLMAGADRAEGCLFGNGERTGNVDLVTLALNLYTQGIDPLLDFSDIDGVRKVVEECNQLPVHPRHPYVGDLVHTAFSGSHQDAIRKGFAKQQEGELWEVPYLPIDPADIGRSYEAVIRVNSQSGKGGITYLLEQEYGISLPRRMQIEFSQVVQSETDRLGLEMTAQQIYSLLHKEYLQANTPYALVSHRLQEENGHSAVEVEVASEGETTLHWRGKGNGALEALVAGLPIAVEIMDYNEHAIGAGTNAKAAAYIELRVAGGRPVHGVGIDENFTTASFKALFSALNRSLSQQEAKAA is encoded by the coding sequence ATGACCATGCTCAAAGACCCTTCGAAGAAATACCGCGCTTTCCCGACCATCGACCTGCCTGACCGTACCTGGCCGTCGAAGACCATCACCGCCGCGCCGATCTGGTGCAGCTCCGACCTGCGTGATGGCAACCAGTCGCTGATCGAGCCGATGGATTCGGAGAAGAAGCTGCGCTTCTGGAAGACCTTGGTGCAGGTTGGCGTGAAGGAAATCGAAGCCTCGTTCCCGTCCGCATCGCAGACCGATTTCGACTTCGTGCGCATGCTGATCGAAGAAGGCCACATCCCGGACGACACCACCATCCAGGTGCTCACCCAGGCCCGTGAAGACCTCATCGCCCGCACCTTCGAATCGCTGCGCGGGGCGAAGAAGGCCATCGTCCACCTGTACAACGCCACCAGCCCGTCGTTCCGCCGCATTGTCTTCAACCAGGACAAGCAAGGCGTGAAGGACATCGCGGTGAACGCGGCCAAGCTGTTCGTCAAGTACGCCGCCCAGCAGCCGGAAACCCAGTGGACCTTCCAGTACTCGCCGGAAACCTTCAGCGCCACCGAGATGGAGTTCGCCAAGGAAGTCTGCGACGCGGTGATCGAGGTGTGGAACCCGACCCCCGAGCACAAGATCATCCTCAACCTGCCGGCCACCGTGGAAGTGTCCACGCCGAACATCTACGCCGACCAGATCGAGTGGTTCTGCCGCAACGTCAGCCGTCGCGACAGCGTCATCATCAGCCTGCACTGCCACAACGACCGCGGCACCGGCATCGCCGCCACCGAACTGGGCCTGATGGCCGGTGCCGACCGCGCCGAAGGCTGCCTGTTCGGCAACGGCGAGCGTACCGGTAACGTCGACCTGGTGACCCTGGCGTTGAACCTCTACACCCAGGGCATCGACCCGCTGCTGGACTTCTCCGACATCGACGGCGTGCGCAAGGTGGTCGAAGAGTGCAACCAGCTGCCGGTGCACCCGCGTCACCCGTACGTGGGCGACCTGGTCCACACCGCGTTCTCCGGCTCGCACCAGGACGCCATCCGCAAGGGCTTCGCCAAGCAGCAGGAAGGCGAGCTGTGGGAAGTGCCTTACCTGCCGATCGACCCGGCCGACATCGGCCGCAGCTACGAGGCGGTGATCCGCGTCAACAGCCAGTCGGGCAAAGGCGGCATCACCTACCTGCTCGAGCAGGAATACGGCATCAGCCTGCCGCGCCGCATGCAGATCGAGTTCAGCCAGGTAGTACAGAGTGAAACCGACCGTCTGGGCCTGGAAATGACTGCCCAGCAGATCTACAGCCTGCTGCACAAGGAATACCTCCAGGCCAACACCCCGTACGCGCTGGTCAGTCACCGCCTGCAGGAAGAGAACGGCCACAGCGCCGTGGAAGTGGAAGTCGCCAGTGAAGGCGAAACCACCCTGCACTGGCGCGGCAAGGGCAACGGCGCGCTGGAAGCGCTGGTGGCCGGCCTGCCGATTGCCGTGGAGATCATGGACTACAACGAGCATGCCATTGGCGCCGGTACCAATGCCAAGGCTGCGGCCTATATCGAACTGCGCGTGGCCGGTGGCCGCCCGGTGCATGGTGTGGGTATCGATGAAAACTTCACCACGGCCAGCTTCAAGGCACTGTTCAGCGCGCTGAACCGCTCGCTGAGCCAGCAGGAAGCCAAGGCGGCCTGA
- a CDS encoding M23 family metallopeptidase, with translation MPRLLAPLLALSLLLLAGGAQASYITRTLNKPVPGGVAVVDLGPAASAPTASFDGKPVLVVREQDNWLAIVGIPLTQKPGTAVLNQGGRTLPFTVGSKKYPEQRITLKNTRQVNPNPADLKRIDRELAEQIKAYRSFSPTLPSNLILDKPVSGPLSSKFGVRRFFNGEERNPHAGLDFAVPAGTPIKTPANGKVILVGDYFFNGRTVFVDHGQGFISMFCHMSKIDVQVGQQLRRGEVVGRVGSTGRATGPHMHWNVSLNDARVDPAIFIGAFQP, from the coding sequence ATGCCTCGCCTGCTCGCGCCCCTGCTTGCCCTTTCCCTCCTGCTGCTGGCCGGCGGCGCCCAGGCCAGCTACATCACCCGCACGCTGAACAAGCCGGTACCCGGCGGCGTGGCGGTGGTCGACCTCGGCCCCGCCGCCAGTGCACCCACCGCCAGCTTCGACGGCAAACCGGTGCTGGTGGTGAGGGAACAGGACAACTGGCTGGCCATCGTCGGCATCCCGCTCACCCAGAAGCCCGGCACCGCTGTGCTGAACCAAGGCGGCCGTACCCTGCCCTTCACGGTCGGCAGCAAGAAGTACCCCGAGCAGCGCATCACCCTGAAGAACACCCGCCAGGTCAACCCGAACCCGGCCGACCTCAAGCGCATCGACCGCGAACTGGCCGAGCAGATCAAGGCTTACCGCAGCTTCAGCCCGACCCTGCCGAGCAACCTGATCCTCGACAAGCCGGTCAGTGGCCCGCTGTCGAGCAAGTTCGGCGTGCGCCGCTTCTTCAATGGTGAAGAACGCAACCCACACGCCGGGCTGGACTTCGCGGTACCGGCCGGCACGCCGATCAAGACCCCGGCCAATGGCAAGGTGATCCTGGTGGGGGATTACTTCTTCAATGGCCGCACGGTGTTCGTCGACCACGGGCAGGGCTTTATCAGCATGTTCTGCCATATGTCGAAGATCGATGTGCAGGTGGGGCAGCAGCTGCGCCGGGGCGAGGTGGTCGGGCGCGTGGGCTCGACCGGGCGGGCTACCGGGCCGCACATGCACTGGAACGTCAGCCTGAATGATGCGCGGGTGGATCCGGCGATTTTCATTGGCGCGTTCCAGCCCTGA
- the xseA gene encoding exodeoxyribonuclease VII large subunit, with protein sequence MIRDPFERLGLDREVLTVSQLNGRARVLLEDVFRSVWVEGEISNLARPASGHMYFTLKDSGAQVRCALFRQNATRVRQALRDGLAVRVRGKVSLFEGRGDYQLIIDTVEPAGDGALRLAFEALKEKLGAEGLFSAERKQPLPAHPQRIGIITSPTGAVIRDIISVFGRRAPQVELNLIPTAVQGREAVAQIVRAIRLADSLGFDALILARGGGSLEDLWCFNEEAVARAVAACVTPIVSAVGHETDVSISDFVADVRAPTPSAAAELLAPDNSGLQQRLDGLQRRLLLRMQNRLTHDRLRLESLTRRLRHPGERLRQQAQRLDDLDMRLRRAFMLNLNQRRERLARLDTRLAAQHPGRTLKLLGQRLDSLAERLPRAMREVLKDRRQRFQAQLQTLQVVSPLATLARGYSILLDEQGQAIRSAEQTRNGQRLTARLNEGELLVRVEDNHLTPVTLSLLD encoded by the coding sequence ATGATCAGAGACCCTTTCGAACGACTCGGCCTGGACCGCGAGGTCCTTACCGTCAGCCAACTCAACGGTCGCGCCCGCGTGCTGCTGGAGGACGTGTTCCGCAGCGTGTGGGTGGAAGGCGAGATTTCCAACCTCGCCCGCCCAGCCTCCGGCCACATGTACTTCACCCTCAAGGACAGCGGCGCGCAGGTGCGCTGCGCGCTGTTCCGGCAGAACGCCACGCGGGTGCGCCAGGCCTTGCGCGACGGCCTGGCGGTGCGGGTGCGCGGTAAGGTTTCGCTGTTCGAGGGGCGTGGCGACTACCAGCTGATTATCGACACCGTCGAGCCGGCCGGCGACGGCGCCTTGCGCCTGGCCTTCGAGGCCCTGAAGGAAAAGCTCGGCGCCGAGGGGCTGTTCAGCGCCGAACGCAAGCAGCCGCTGCCGGCCCACCCGCAGCGCATCGGCATCATCACCTCGCCCACCGGCGCGGTGATCCGCGACATCATCAGCGTGTTCGGCCGCCGCGCCCCGCAGGTGGAACTGAACCTCATCCCCACCGCAGTACAGGGCCGCGAAGCCGTTGCACAGATCGTGCGCGCCATCCGCCTGGCCGACAGCCTCGGTTTCGATGCGCTGATCCTGGCCCGGGGCGGCGGCTCGCTGGAGGACCTGTGGTGCTTCAACGAAGAAGCCGTGGCACGGGCCGTGGCCGCCTGTGTAACACCGATTGTCAGCGCCGTGGGCCATGAGACCGATGTCTCGATCAGCGACTTCGTCGCCGACGTGCGCGCACCCACACCGTCTGCCGCCGCCGAGCTGCTGGCACCCGACAACAGCGGCCTGCAGCAACGCCTGGACGGCCTGCAACGGCGCCTGCTGCTGCGCATGCAAAACCGCCTGACCCACGACCGCCTGCGCCTGGAGTCGCTGACCCGGCGCCTGCGCCACCCGGGCGAGCGCTTGCGCCAGCAGGCCCAGCGCCTGGACGACCTGGACATGCGCCTGCGCCGTGCATTCATGCTCAACCTCAACCAGCGCCGCGAACGCCTGGCACGCCTGGATACCCGCCTCGCCGCGCAGCACCCTGGGCGTACCCTGAAACTGCTGGGCCAACGCCTGGACAGCCTCGCCGAACGCCTGCCGCGGGCGATGCGCGAAGTGCTCAAGGACCGCCGCCAGCGCTTCCAGGCCCAGTTGCAGACGCTGCAGGTGGTCAGCCCGCTGGCCACCCTCGCCCGCGGCTACAGCATCCTGCTGGACGAACAGGGCCAGGCCATCCGCAGCGCCGAACAGACCCGCAATGGCCAACGCCTGACCGCCCGCCTGAACGAAGGCGAGCTGTTGGTGCGGGTCGAAGACAACCACCTGACCCCGGTCACCCTCTCACTTCTGGACTGA
- a CDS encoding sulfite exporter TauE/SafE family protein yields MLAQLSFSGLDWLPILLGVGVAYIVFGIAGFGTALVAGPVLIHFMPLSRIIPLLVLLDFVAAFGNLLPSRRDVVRGELLRLLPFMAVGCTLGVVFLLQLKSDLLLLLMGLFVTAYAVYGLAVKVRPVSLSGFWAVPMGTAGGLFGALFGSGGFLYALYLSARLEVKEQVRATQSALISCSTVVRLMLFLTAGVYADQSLLLLAACLLPVMLAGLWTGRRLTHRLSREAFVRLVTWLVLASGLALIGRYLSA; encoded by the coding sequence ATGCTCGCTCAACTGTCGTTTTCCGGCCTCGACTGGCTGCCCATCCTGCTGGGTGTTGGCGTTGCCTACATCGTCTTCGGTATCGCCGGTTTCGGCACTGCGCTGGTGGCCGGCCCAGTGCTGATCCACTTCATGCCGCTGTCGCGGATCATACCGCTGCTGGTACTGCTGGACTTCGTCGCCGCCTTCGGCAACCTGCTGCCATCGCGCCGCGATGTCGTGCGGGGCGAGCTGCTGCGGCTGTTGCCGTTCATGGCCGTAGGCTGCACGCTGGGCGTGGTATTCCTGCTACAGCTGAAGTCCGACCTGTTGCTGCTGCTGATGGGCTTGTTCGTCACGGCATATGCCGTGTACGGGCTGGCGGTGAAGGTGCGGCCGGTCAGTCTGTCCGGTTTCTGGGCGGTGCCGATGGGCACGGCAGGCGGGCTGTTCGGTGCCTTGTTCGGCAGCGGTGGCTTTCTATATGCCCTGTACCTGAGTGCGCGGCTGGAGGTAAAGGAACAGGTGCGCGCTACCCAGAGCGCACTGATCAGTTGCAGTACAGTGGTGCGCCTGATGCTGTTCCTGACCGCTGGCGTCTATGCCGATCAAAGCCTGCTGCTGCTCGCCGCCTGCCTGTTGCCGGTCATGCTTGCTGGTCTCTGGACAGGGCGCAGGCTGACCCACCGGCTGTCCCGCGAAGCGTTCGTGCGCCTGGTCACCTGGCTGGTGCTGGCCAGCGGGCTGGCGCTGATCGGTCGCTATCTGAGCGCCTGA